A segment of the Halocatena salina genome:
GGGTATTTTGTTTCGAGGAGAGATGAGCGATGAATACGTAGCGACGGTATCTGGTCTAAGCAGAATACCGGTCTCAGCCTAGTTTTTCCACGTCCAAGCGTTCTCAGCTAAGTACTAAGGAAAGTCCGTGAATGCATCCAGAACTCTTCGTGAAGCAATTGGATACTCTACCGTCGCCGACATTGAGTATACAAAGAGCCGCGATTTGGATGCAGAAACGACTGTTTTCGCGGTGATCGAGATCCATATCACCTGATGTCGGCTAGGTCGATTTCTAATGCACGAACAGTCTTGGAATATACCTTGAACGCCACAATCTTCATGAGACTGTGCAGTGAAAACTTCATCTATCCAACATCATTCGACCACGGACTGGACAATCTTCGCTTCTGCTCGCCGAAGATGCTCTCCGATCGTCCGTTGTGACAATCCAAGATCGGTCGCTAAGTTACGCTGTGTTGTCTGCCGTGGGATTTCATAGTATCCCGCCGCGATCGCTGCCCGCACGATCTCATGTTGACGGTCGGTGAGTTGCTCCGCTGGGTCATTCAGGTGTGGCTGATACTCGCCTGCCCGTTCAAGACGCAGGTTCATTTCATCAGGGATACTAGCAATCATTTGCTGGAGGGCCGCGTCCTCACCGAAGAGCGTGACTTGCACCCCGTCAGCAGTCTCTCTCACTGGCCAGTCGATACTGATCGCTTCGGTATCGATCAGTTCGTAAAGGGTTCTTTCAACCTCGTCAGGCTCATAGCGCATATATGCCAGCCACGTCTCACCACCCGTCACGGTGCACGAGATCATCTCCGGAACTTCGTTTTCTATCGTAGCGAGCCGATCAGCATCACCTCTGAACTGGGCGACCCCGACAACGGTCCCATCATCGAGAAGATTGACGTAGTGTATCGCTTCTTGGGTCGCGACGAGCGTATCATCGATCCATATCTCGCTCGGATCGTCGGCGCTTTCCAGCATCTGTTGATGGCCCGTCGACCGAAGGTATTCCTCGGTTGGGGCAATAACGATGGTTATGTATCTCATTATCTTCGTGTTTCACAGATCTATCGTACTATTCATTCTCTCTTGAATTGTATCTCTGAATGAAGTGCTACTGACCGTCTCATGCAAGTGAGTAAGAGTGCAATCGAGTATAAATCTCCCGCTCATGAGCGGGGTAATTCCCGAGGGAACACAGACCCTCCTCCCTACGTGATGGAGAAGCGAGAAACCCACAAAGGATGCAACGACTCTCCGAAAGGAGCCACTGCACGACCGATTCTGAACGAAACGGAGGACTGTAATCATGTCTATCGAAACGACTGAAATACCGAATGTTTCCACGACGGCGATCACAGCGAGAAACGTCGAACTCACGTATTCGGACGGCACTCGAGCAGTGCGCGGCATCGACCTTGAAGTACCCACAGGCGAGTTCTTCGGATTTTTAGGGCCGAACGGGGCGGGCAAGACTACCGCTATCAAGACGTTCGTGACACTGTTACAGCCCACTGCCGGGTCAGTGACAATCAACGGGTCTTATGTCGTTGACGACCCCCGCGCTGTCCGGTCGTCTATCGGCTATATGGCCCAAGAGACAAGCGTGGACGAGGAGCTTACCGCTCGCGAGAATATCCGCTTCGCCTGCGAGACATACGGCGTTCCTCGGAGCGAGCGCGCTAGCCGGATTGACGACCTGTTAGCCCTCGTCGATCTCGCGGATGTTGCCGACAAGCAGGCCCAAGAATTCTCTGGTGGGATGAAAAAGCGCCTCGACGTGGCGACCGCCTTAGTGCATGAGCCACCGCTCGTCTTCCTCGACGAACCCACGACAGGACTGGACCCTCGGGCACGCAATCGCCTGTGGGAATACTTCCAGAAAATCAACCAGCAGGGGACGACGGTGTTTCTGACGACCCAGTACTTGGAGGAGGCCGACGAACTCTGCGACCGCCTGTCGGTGATTCAGGATGGCAAACTCGTCGCTACCAATTCGCCAGACGCGCTCAAATCACAGGTCGGCGGCGACATACTCGAAATCACGCTTGCAGATCCGACTGACGAGCAGCGAGCGCACGCCCGAGAGGCCGCCCGTGAGTCGGGACTGTTCGAGGGAGATACGATCGAATCCACCAACGAGGGCATCGCTATCGCGTCCGAGCACGCGCGCCGGGCTGGTACTGACCTCTTGGTAGCGCTGCGGGAAGCGGGCTTCACTGTGACGGGGTTCGACGTTCACTCGCCGACGCTCGATGACGTCTTCCTCGCTATCACCGGCGAGACAGCGAGCGACGAGACACCGAACGAACAACAGCCGGACGATCCCGTTCAACCGGAGGTGAATCGATGAGTACAACTGAAACTGAGAGGGCAGTCGAGCAGAGGGCGACTGGCAACAGCTTCTCCGTCGATGTGTGGATCACGCTCAAGCGCTGGCTGCGGAAAACTCGCCGGAATCCGTTTGTGATATTCGGTGCGCTGATAACACCCATTATCCTCCTCGTGTTGTTCTCTCAGCTGTTCGGGCAGATCACCGGAGACGCTCTCAGGGGAGCGATTGGCGCGGATGTCTCGTATGTCACCTACCTCACGCCAGCCGTCGTCATCCTGATGGCCATGGAGGCGGCGGGCAACTCTGGGATAGGTCTGGTCGATGACATGGAAAGCGGCATGTTCGAGAAAGTGCTGGCCTCACCGACCCATCGTGGAGCGATTTTCCTCGGGAAGGCTCTCTCGGATATGGTACTGATCATCGTCCAGACGGTGATGACGCTCGGGCTCGGGTACGTGGTGTTGTGGATCGATTCC
Coding sequences within it:
- a CDS encoding ABC transporter ATP-binding protein, producing MSIETTEIPNVSTTAITARNVELTYSDGTRAVRGIDLEVPTGEFFGFLGPNGAGKTTAIKTFVTLLQPTAGSVTINGSYVVDDPRAVRSSIGYMAQETSVDEELTARENIRFACETYGVPRSERASRIDDLLALVDLADVADKQAQEFSGGMKKRLDVATALVHEPPLVFLDEPTTGLDPRARNRLWEYFQKINQQGTTVFLTTQYLEEADELCDRLSVIQDGKLVATNSPDALKSQVGGDILEITLADPTDEQRAHAREAARESGLFEGDTIESTNEGIAIASEHARRAGTDLLVALREAGFTVTGFDVHSPTLDDVFLAITGETASDETPNEQQPDDPVQPEVNR
- a CDS encoding ABC transporter permease, translated to MSTTETERAVEQRATGNSFSVDVWITLKRWLRKTRRNPFVIFGALITPIILLVLFSQLFGQITGDALRGAIGADVSYVTYLTPAVVILMAMEAAGNSGIGLVDDMESGMFEKVLASPTHRGAIFLGKALSDMVLIIVQTVMTLGLGYVVLWIDSGGSFGTYIQTGLLGVLGIIAIVIVFSLAFTAFSNIAALVTQDSESTSVLVNLLPYPLVFMSNAFLPISVLPEWMQAVATVNPVTYGVGAARALIFGQDMLTVLDVTAFAGIWNTIVPAVVVLGVLDLVVGGIAVALLRRVSSSQAS
- a CDS encoding helix-turn-helix domain-containing protein, whose translation is MRYITIVIAPTEEYLRSTGHQQMLESADDPSEIWIDDTLVATQEAIHYVNLLDDGTVVGVAQFRGDADRLATIENEVPEMISCTVTGGETWLAYMRYEPDEVERTLYELIDTEAISIDWPVRETADGVQVTLFGEDAALQQMIASIPDEMNLRLERAGEYQPHLNDPAEQLTDRQHEIVRAAIAAGYYEIPRQTTQRNLATDLGLSQRTIGEHLRRAEAKIVQSVVE